From the genome of Geminocystis herdmanii PCC 6308, one region includes:
- a CDS encoding ATP-dependent zinc protease family protein, with translation MTQKQRIIPLIGWRESLALPTLGIDKINAKIDTGARTSALHAFQIKIYREFDRAAPLLSDRAVPLLCDRAAPLHERDMVKFRVHPIQRDTHTTIECIAPLIEYRHVTNSGGHTQLRPVIESMVKLGDYQWTIELTLTNRDAMGFRMLLGRQAVKNRFLVDCQKSFIYLPKKL, from the coding sequence ATGACACAGAAACAAAGAATCATACCGCTGATTGGTTGGAGGGAATCTTTGGCTTTACCTACTTTGGGTATTGACAAAATTAATGCCAAAATTGATACAGGCGCTCGGACTTCGGCTTTACACGCTTTTCAGATTAAAATTTATCGAGAGTTCGATCGCGCAGCGCCACTTCTTAGTGATCGCGCAGTGCCACTTCTTTGTGATCGTGCAGCACCACTGCATGAAAGAGATATGGTAAAATTTCGAGTGCATCCAATACAAAGGGATACTCACACTACGATCGAATGTATAGCACCCTTGATAGAATATCGTCACGTCACCAATTCGGGAGGGCATACCCAACTAAGACCAGTAATTGAAAGTATGGTAAAATTGGGAGATTATCAATGGACGATCGAATTAACCTTAACCAATCGGGATGCCATGGGTTTTAGGATGCTATTAGGGCGCCAAGCTGTCAAAAATCGCTTTTTAGTGGATTGTCAAAAATCCTTTATTTATTTACCTAAGAAACTTTAG
- the psbA gene encoding photosystem II q(b) protein, with amino-acid sequence MTTILQQERLSSWEQFCQWVTSTNNRLYVGWFGVLMIPALLTATTCFVIAFIAAPPVDIDGIREPISGALLYGNNIITAAVVPSSNAIGLHFYPIWEAATLDEWLYNGGPYQLIIFHFLIGIYCYMGRQWELSYRLGMRPWICVAYSAPVAAATAVLLVYSIGQGSFSDGLPLGISGTFNFMFVLQAEHNVLMHPFHMIGVAGVFGGALFSAMHGSLVTSSLIRETTETESQSLGYKFGQEEETYNIVAAHGYFGRLIFQYASFNNSRALHFFLGAWPVIGIWFAALAVCCFAFNLNGFNFNHSILNSDGRVINSWADVINQANIGIEVMHERNVHNFPLDLASAEPVSAPMING; translated from the coding sequence ATGACAACAATCTTACAACAAGAACGGCTTTCCTCATGGGAGCAGTTTTGTCAGTGGGTTACTTCTACCAACAACCGCTTATATGTAGGCTGGTTTGGTGTATTAATGATCCCTGCGTTATTAACTGCAACCACTTGTTTCGTTATCGCTTTCATCGCTGCTCCTCCAGTGGACATTGACGGCATTCGTGAACCTATTTCTGGGGCTTTGTTATACGGTAATAATATCATTACTGCCGCAGTCGTTCCTTCTTCTAATGCCATTGGTTTACACTTTTATCCCATTTGGGAAGCGGCAACCTTAGACGAATGGTTATATAATGGTGGTCCTTACCAGTTGATTATTTTCCATTTCCTCATCGGTATTTACTGCTACATGGGCAGACAGTGGGAATTATCTTATCGTTTAGGAATGCGCCCTTGGATTTGTGTTGCTTATAGTGCTCCAGTGGCTGCTGCGACTGCTGTATTATTAGTTTACTCGATCGGACAAGGTTCTTTCTCCGATGGATTACCTTTAGGTATCAGTGGTACTTTTAATTTCATGTTTGTCCTTCAAGCTGAACACAACGTATTAATGCACCCTTTCCATATGATTGGAGTTGCGGGAGTGTTCGGTGGAGCATTATTTTCCGCTATGCACGGTTCTTTAGTAACCTCCTCTTTAATCAGAGAAACTACTGAAACTGAATCTCAATCTTTGGGTTACAAATTCGGTCAAGAAGAAGAAACTTACAATATTGTAGCGGCTCACGGTTATTTCGGACGTTTAATTTTTCAATATGCTTCCTTTAATAACAGTCGTGCTTTACACTTTTTCTTAGGCGCTTGGCCTGTTATTGGTATCTGGTTTGCGGCTTTAGCAGTATGTTGTTTTGCTTTTAACCTCAATGGTTTTAATTTCAATCACTCTATCTTAAACAGTGATGGTCGTGTGATCAATAGTTGGGCAGATGTGATCAACCAAGCTAATATCGGTATCGAAGTTATGCACGAGCGCAATGTTCATAATTTCCCCCTCGATTTGGCTTCTGCTGAACCTGTATCTGCACCTATGATCAACGGTTAA
- a CDS encoding prepilin-type N-terminal cleavage/methylation domain-containing protein, translated as MSLYYQWVMKLSHGKKINQGFTLIELLVVVIIVGILAAAAIPNFINQIGKSRESETKSYLGLIARAQQGYHWEKGTFATQVQLLGTGSLGGVTAKYHNIPDPTDVSNARVKHQAFALNGQKDQVRNFAVGVYYDAGQYTISLCQSIEIDGTVNVGDSSSADCVGTAVKLK; from the coding sequence ATGAGTTTATATTATCAATGGGTGATGAAGCTCTCTCATGGCAAAAAAATTAATCAAGGTTTTACTTTAATAGAATTGTTAGTAGTCGTGATTATTGTGGGAATATTAGCTGCTGCTGCCATACCTAATTTTATTAACCAAATCGGAAAAAGTAGAGAGAGTGAAACAAAAAGTTATTTAGGCTTAATTGCTAGAGCTCAACAGGGTTATCATTGGGAAAAAGGGACTTTTGCAACTCAGGTACAGTTATTGGGTACAGGAAGTCTAGGAGGTGTTACTGCTAAATATCATAATATACCTGACCCCACGGATGTCAGTAATGCTAGAGTTAAACATCAAGCCTTTGCTCTTAATGGACAAAAAGATCAAGTCAGAAATTTTGCCGTTGGGGTTTATTATGATGCGGGGCAATATACCATTTCTCTTTGTCAATCCATAGAAATAGATGGCACAGTAAATGTAGGAGACAGTTCTAGTGCTGATTGTGTGGGAACTGCTGTTAAATTAAAATAA
- a CDS encoding GNAT family N-acetyltransferase, with amino-acid sequence MTQKKHNPPVCLSACLPSQPSPIFISNSGDCGQPLLNDWLQLKAYENEQKGASRTYVVCNDNKVVAYYCLATGSITRNIAHGSVRRNMPEPIPVMVLGRLGIDINHQGSGIGFGLVKDAVLRTLQASEIAGIRAILVHALDESAKQFYQNKCGFKVSPVNPLTLMVTLSDVQKKLNL; translated from the coding sequence TTGACTCAAAAAAAACACAATCCTCCTGTCTGCCTGTCTGCCTGTCTTCCAAGTCAGCCCTCACCTATTTTTATATCGAACTCAGGTGATTGTGGGCAACCTCTGCTTAATGATTGGTTGCAACTAAAAGCCTACGAAAATGAGCAAAAAGGTGCATCTCGTACTTATGTTGTCTGCAATGACAATAAAGTAGTTGCTTATTATTGTTTAGCCACTGGAAGCATCACGAGAAATATCGCTCATGGAAGTGTTAGACGAAATATGCCCGAACCAATACCCGTTATGGTTTTAGGGAGATTAGGGATTGACATTAATCATCAAGGAAGTGGTATCGGTTTTGGTTTAGTTAAAGATGCCGTTTTGCGGACTTTACAAGCCTCAGAAATTGCAGGAATTAGGGCTATTTTAGTTCATGCTTTAGATGAATCGGCAAAACAATTTTATCAGAATAAATGTGGTTTTAAAGTGTCTCCTGTTAATCCTTTAACTCTCATGGTGACATTAAGTGACGTGCAAAAAAAACTTAATCTATAA
- a CDS encoding MFS transporter: MNNFESALNNSKLTKPMWFLWLLSAGLIALDGFDFFIIGIALPFLEKDFNLSSAEIGSIAVSAIIGSLIGSLTLGGITDKIGRQKMLLIDVLIFIISSAGTALAWNAFSLIFFRFLVGIGIGADYPISVAYITENMPSRLRGRMVIGAFTFQAVGALCGALTGIITIDLFTQFFPNSLDILIRYGWRIMLGIGLLLAILVGFLRLQFLLESPLYYIAKGDYKNAELAGRELLETDIIINAETDPQPLETTLNYGSLFSQKYLKNTLLASIPWFLQDIATYGIGIFTPTIIAILAFSNQDDFILQQVRSSQGSAIVDIFLIMGFIIAVLLVDKVGRIPLQIVGFMGMTLGLILLGIAGDPSLNQHPNLILVFTGFLVFNLFMNAGPNSTTFLLSGEVFPTSIRATGAGVAASIAKLGAVLGVFLLPILKEDLGVSNLLYILAIACFVAGILTYFLRIETRGKSLENN; the protein is encoded by the coding sequence ATGAATAATTTTGAATCAGCTTTAAATAACTCTAAATTAACTAAACCGATGTGGTTTTTATGGTTGTTATCCGCCGGATTAATTGCTTTAGATGGATTTGATTTTTTTATCATCGGTATTGCTTTACCTTTTCTCGAAAAAGACTTTAATTTAAGTAGTGCTGAAATAGGCTCGATCGCAGTTTCTGCTATTATTGGTTCATTAATTGGCTCACTAACTTTAGGAGGAATTACCGATAAAATTGGACGACAAAAAATGTTATTAATTGATGTCCTTATTTTTATCATTTCTAGTGCGGGAACTGCTTTAGCTTGGAATGCTTTTTCTTTAATTTTTTTCCGTTTTTTAGTAGGTATTGGGATCGGTGCAGATTATCCTATTAGTGTGGCTTATATCACGGAAAATATGCCTTCACGTTTACGGGGAAGAATGGTTATTGGTGCTTTTACTTTTCAAGCTGTTGGGGCTTTATGTGGCGCTTTAACGGGGATAATTACGATCGATCTTTTTACGCAATTTTTCCCTAATTCTCTCGATATTTTAATTCGTTATGGATGGAGAATAATGTTAGGTATTGGTTTATTATTAGCTATTTTAGTGGGCTTTTTGCGGTTACAATTTTTATTAGAAAGTCCTCTTTATTATATTGCTAAAGGAGACTATAAAAATGCCGAATTAGCAGGGAGAGAATTATTAGAAACCGATATTATTATCAATGCAGAAACCGATCCTCAACCCTTAGAAACAACTCTTAATTATGGTTCTTTATTTTCGCAAAAATATCTTAAAAATACTCTTTTAGCTTCTATTCCTTGGTTTTTACAAGATATTGCTACCTACGGAATCGGAATTTTTACCCCGACAATTATCGCTATTTTGGCTTTTAGTAATCAAGATGATTTTATTTTACAACAAGTTCGATCGAGCCAAGGTTCAGCTATTGTCGATATATTTTTAATCATGGGTTTTATTATTGCGGTTTTATTAGTGGATAAAGTAGGTAGAATACCCTTACAAATAGTTGGTTTTATGGGCATGACTTTAGGCTTAATTTTATTAGGAATAGCAGGTGATCCAAGTCTTAATCAACATCCTAATTTAATCTTAGTATTTACAGGATTTTTAGTGTTTAATTTATTCATGAATGCAGGTCCTAATTCCACTACTTTTTTACTTTCTGGGGAAGTTTTCCCTACTTCTATCAGGGCAACGGGAGCAGGAGTTGCGGCTTCGATCGCCAAATTAGGTGCTGTGTTAGGGGTATTTTTATTACCAATATTAAAAGAAGATTTAGGAGTTTCTAACCTTTTATATATTTTAGCCATCGCTTGTTTTGTTGCCGGAATTTTAACCTATTTCTTGAGAATTGAAACTAGAGGAAAATCTTTAGAAAACAATTAA
- the bioB gene encoding biotin synthase BioB — protein MINTINKPNTTATTTLNQWLEALTDRIIKGDYLDRAEALKLTEIEGEDNILLLCEYADRIRQERCGNIVDLCSIVNIKSGNCSENCSFCSQSVHHQGKDSPVYGLKSREEILEYAKAADEAGAKRFCLVSQGRGLKYNSPKNNEFDEILATVKQIIAETNVKPCCALGEVTLEQAQALKEAGVTRYNHNLESSANFYEKIVTTHTWNDRVETVKNLKKAGIQACTGGIMGMGETWTDRVDLALSLRELEVESVPINLLNPREGTPLGDERKLTPLEAVKAIAIFRFILPTQILRYAGGREAVLGEWQRQGLKSGINAMLIGNYLTTLGQSPEDDHAMLAELGLQGGETPVSISKK, from the coding sequence GTGATAAACACGATTAATAAACCAAACACCACCGCCACCACAACACTAAATCAATGGTTAGAAGCATTGACCGATCGAATTATCAAAGGTGACTATCTCGATCGAGCTGAAGCCTTAAAACTGACAGAAATAGAAGGAGAAGACAATATCTTATTATTATGCGAATATGCCGATCGAATCCGTCAAGAGCGTTGCGGAAATATTGTGGACTTGTGCAGTATAGTCAACATCAAATCTGGTAACTGTTCAGAAAACTGTAGTTTTTGTTCTCAATCAGTACATCATCAAGGTAAAGACTCCCCCGTTTATGGCTTAAAATCCAGAGAGGAAATTTTGGAATATGCCAAAGCCGCCGACGAAGCAGGGGCAAAAAGATTTTGTTTAGTATCCCAAGGGCGAGGCTTAAAATATAATAGCCCGAAAAATAACGAATTTGACGAAATTTTAGCCACCGTTAAACAAATTATCGCAGAAACCAACGTTAAACCCTGTTGCGCTTTAGGAGAAGTTACCCTCGAACAAGCTCAAGCCCTAAAAGAAGCAGGAGTTACCCGTTATAATCATAACTTGGAATCCTCTGCTAATTTTTACGAGAAAATCGTTACTACCCACACATGGAACGATCGAGTAGAAACCGTTAAAAACCTCAAGAAAGCGGGTATTCAAGCCTGTACGGGGGGCATCATGGGCATGGGGGAAACATGGACAGATAGAGTCGATTTAGCCCTATCTCTGAGGGAATTAGAAGTGGAGTCTGTACCCATTAATTTACTCAATCCCAGAGAAGGCACTCCTTTAGGTGATGAAAGAAAACTCACTCCCTTAGAAGCGGTAAAAGCGATCGCCATTTTTCGTTTTATTTTACCCACTCAGATATTACGTTACGCAGGAGGTAGAGAAGCAGTATTAGGAGAATGGCAACGTCAAGGCTTAAAATCTGGCATTAACGCTATGCTAATCGGTAATTACCTTACCACTTTAGGACAATCTCCCGAAGATGATCACGCCATGTTAGCAGAATTGGGCTTACAAGGAGGAGAAACCCCCGTTAGTATAAGTAAAAAGTAA
- a CDS encoding type II toxin-antitoxin system TacA family antitoxin, translating into MKVSKIEKNKRSKTINLRIESSQKDLIDLAANVSGKTRTAFMLEAAYQKAQETLLDRRLFYLDETQWEAFNQLLDTSPTDNDKLSHLLNHKAPWE; encoded by the coding sequence ATGAAAGTAAGTAAAATAGAAAAAAATAAACGATCGAAAACGATTAATTTGAGAATTGAATCAAGTCAAAAAGATTTAATAGACTTAGCCGCCAATGTCAGTGGCAAAACTCGCACTGCATTTATGTTAGAAGCCGCTTATCAAAAAGCCCAAGAAACTCTCCTCGACAGACGCTTATTCTATTTGGATGAGACACAATGGGAAGCATTTAACCAACTTTTAGATACTTCTCCCACTGACAATGACAAATTATCCCATTTACTGAACCATAAAGCACCGTGGGAATAA
- a CDS encoding type IV pilin protein has product MKPEVTLKYLSYVANKKNKGQEGFTLIELLVVVIIIGVLAAVALPNLLGQVGKARESEAKNGVGAINRAQQSYHFEKQTFANGTDVTVATNALGTVVVSDYYTFAVTGAADTSSNETTAKQATKDGVRNYSGGVGFAGGNYSSVICQSDDIGGTAAANGDGTTCGSGTSLK; this is encoded by the coding sequence ATGAAACCCGAAGTAACTTTAAAATATTTATCCTACGTTGCCAACAAAAAAAATAAAGGACAAGAAGGTTTTACCTTAATTGAATTATTAGTCGTAGTAATTATTATCGGTGTACTCGCCGCTGTTGCACTACCTAACTTATTAGGACAAGTTGGTAAAGCCAGAGAATCTGAAGCTAAAAATGGTGTAGGTGCTATCAACCGTGCACAACAATCCTACCACTTTGAAAAACAGACCTTTGCGAATGGTACCGATGTAACCGTAGCAACAAATGCCCTCGGTACTGTAGTTGTTAGTGACTACTACACCTTCGCCGTCACTGGTGCCGCCGATACTTCTAGTAATGAAACTACTGCGAAACAAGCTACTAAAGATGGTGTCAGAAACTACTCTGGTGGTGTAGGTTTCGCTGGTGGTAACTACTCCAGTGTTATTTGTCAGTCTGATGATATTGGTGGTACAGCAGCTGCGAATGGTGATGGTACAACCTGTGGAAGTGGTACATCTTTGAAATAG